GCTCATCCAGTCCTTGTCGCACAAAGTCGGCCTGGCGGCGTAAGTAGAGATCATCGACCTTCACGGCGGCAAGCCACGCAAATCCACACAGCAGCACGGCCGCCGCACAGGTGAGCGCCACCAGAACGAGCGTGATGTGCGATGTGAGCCTTACCTTCAATACTCGCAACCCTTTGATGGCGCCCGTTCCCTCGAAATTGACACGCAAAGGTTGACGGAGGATGAATTATGCGCTTCGGTGCGGGTCTGCGGCACGTCTGTCTTGAATATCTCGCTGTCTGCGAAGGAGACCTTGTGGCCGCAATGACACCCAAAACGTCAGGCATCAGCGTCGAACCGATCACTGCTGCGCATATCGACAGTTTTCATCGCGCCCTCGACCTGGTCGCGCGAGAGAAAAAATACCTGTCCATGCTGGAAGCCACGCCCCTGCTGCAGACGCGTGCGTTCGTGACGGGCATGATCGCAAAAGGCAATCCGCAATTCGTTGCTGTGATAGGCGAAGAGGTCGTCGGCTGGTGCGATATCAGCCGGCATTTCTTCCCGTCCCATGCTCATCGCGGCAAACTCGGCATGGGAATTCTTCCCACCTATCGCGGCCAGGCTCTCGGGCGGAAGCTCATATCGCGCGAAAGCTCCAAGAGAGCCTCATCCTGAGGTGCCCCGCAAGGGGCCTCGAAGGACGAGGCGGGTGCTTTGACGCCGGCTTCTTGCAGGGAGCAGCACCCGCACCCGGCGGCGCAGCGCTCATGGCCGGCGCACGGCGCGAATCTTGCCGCTGTTGCCTCCGCCACAGAAGAAGCAGCCGCCGCCGTCGGATTCGAGGCCGGAGACGCCGGCGCCTTCGGGCATGTCGAGCCGCTCCAGCACCTCGCCCGTCTGTGGATCGATGCGTCTGACGTCGCTGTCGTCGCCTTCCCAGGTGCCGTGCCAGAGCTGGCCATCGACCCAGGTGACGCCTGTCACGACCCGGTTGGATTCGATGGTGCGCAGGATCTTGCCGGTTTCGGGATCGATCTGATGGATTCTGCGGCCGCGATGCTGGCCGACCCAGAGCGTGCCCTCGGCCCAGGCAAGGCCGGAATCGCCGCCGTTGCCGGGGGCCGGGATGGTGGAAAGAATCTGGCCGGTCTTCGGGTCG
This DNA window, taken from Rhizobium etli CFN 42, encodes the following:
- a CDS encoding Vgb family protein yields the protein MKTSAATILREYGPFPGAERVHGVTFDGRHIWFASGDRLNALDPDSGEVVRSIEVASHAGTAFDGEFLYQIAEDVIHKIDPKTGQILSTIPAPGNGGDSGLAWAEGTLWVGQHRGRRIHQIDPETGKILRTIESNRVVTGVTWVDGQLWHGTWEGDDSDVRRIDPQTGEVLERLDMPEGAGVSGLESDGGGCFFCGGGNSGKIRAVRRP